A part of Pirellulales bacterium genomic DNA contains:
- a CDS encoding carbon storage regulator: MLVLSRRERERVRLGNDIIVTVVRVSGDKVRLGIEAPASLPVLRDELEPFSADAAASKKVRPAA; this comes from the coding sequence ATGTTGGTCCTCTCGCGGCGAGAACGCGAACGAGTTCGCTTGGGTAATGACATCATCGTCACCGTTGTCCGAGTTTCCGGCGACAAGGTCCGTCTGGGCATTGAAGCACCGGCCAGTCTGCCTGTGCTACGCGACGAGTTGGAGCCGTTTTCGGCAGATGCTGCAGCCTCAAAAAAAGTTCGGCCGGCAGCATAA
- a CDS encoding PmoA family protein — protein MSRFILGLSFIIGLATSLHTTAAEFKVHTTDRGVTVDLDGKLFTEYLIKSGRKPILWPIIGPTGKAMTRAWPMDDAGAVSKDHSHHRSFWFSHGNVNGNDLWGEGKGTGSTEHREFIEVSGGKIAKIITKNDWLDHHGKKLAEDERTLKFSTDGNSRIIDFDITIKATVGDLKLGDTKEGTFALRVPDDFRLTANKDGRIVNSNGVEGVETWGKTASWVDYEGQIEAQTLGIAILNHPSSYGYPTHWHVRDYGLFAANPFGLHDFNGGNGESGEVSIKQGDTLHLRYRVILHQGNDTDAKIAEKFKEYSAVETSTLAPVKRKVAINGHSS, from the coding sequence ATGAGCCGTTTCATCTTAGGGTTGAGTTTTATTATTGGCCTTGCAACGTCCCTGCATACCACGGCAGCGGAATTTAAGGTGCATACCACTGACCGCGGTGTCACGGTCGATCTCGATGGCAAGCTCTTCACCGAATACCTGATTAAGTCGGGCAGAAAGCCGATCTTGTGGCCGATTATCGGCCCTACGGGCAAAGCGATGACGCGCGCCTGGCCAATGGACGATGCCGGCGCCGTGAGCAAAGACCATAGCCATCATCGTTCCTTCTGGTTCTCGCATGGCAATGTGAACGGCAATGATTTGTGGGGCGAAGGCAAAGGGACCGGTTCCACGGAGCATCGTGAATTCATCGAAGTTTCCGGGGGCAAGATCGCAAAAATAATTACCAAGAACGATTGGCTTGATCACCACGGCAAGAAACTTGCCGAAGACGAGCGGACGCTGAAATTTTCGACCGATGGCAATAGCCGCATTATCGATTTCGATATCACCATCAAAGCCACCGTAGGAGACTTGAAGCTGGGCGATACGAAGGAAGGCACCTTCGCGCTACGTGTGCCGGATGATTTTCGCTTGACGGCTAACAAGGATGGCCGCATCGTCAATAGCAACGGCGTCGAAGGCGTCGAGACGTGGGGCAAAACGGCCTCGTGGGTCGACTACGAAGGCCAGATCGAAGCCCAGACGCTGGGCATCGCGATTCTCAACCATCCTTCAAGCTACGGTTATCCCACGCACTGGCACGTGCGCGATTACGGACTGTTTGCCGCAAATCCGTTCGGCCTGCACGACTTCAATGGCGGCAACGGCGAAAGTGGAGAAGTATCGATTAAGCAAGGCGATACGCTGCATTTACGTTACCGCGTGATCCTTCACCAAGGAAATGATACGGATGCGAAAATTGCGGAAAAGTTTAAGGAGTATTCCGCAGTGGAAACTTCAACACTTGCTCCGGTTAAAAGAAAAGTCGCGATCAACGGGCATTCGTCTTAA